From Cytophagales bacterium, the proteins below share one genomic window:
- a CDS encoding phosphodiester glycosidase family protein — protein sequence MKFYWKDDKGKRFGSIQNLKGHLNSNNKELVFATNGGMYASDGSPQGLYIEKRKLIKKLDAKTDGYGNFYLQPNGVFFLSKNREAYIKPTNQIKIKNILYATQSGPMLLIDGMYNKHLKKGSKNLHIRNGVGILPNGNVIFVISIEKTNFYDLATLFYQKGCKNALYLDGFVSRTYLPGKNWEQLDGSFGVIIAESK from the coding sequence TTGAAATTTTACTGGAAGGATGATAAAGGAAAGAGGTTTGGGTCCATTCAAAACCTTAAAGGTCATTTGAACTCAAATAATAAAGAATTAGTATTTGCCACGAATGGTGGAATGTACGCCAGCGATGGATCCCCACAGGGTCTCTATATTGAGAAAAGAAAATTGATCAAAAAGTTAGATGCTAAAACCGATGGCTATGGGAACTTCTATTTACAGCCAAATGGCGTCTTTTTCCTATCCAAAAATCGCGAGGCGTATATAAAACCAACCAACCAAATCAAGATCAAAAACATCTTATATGCCACTCAATCCGGACCGATGCTTTTGATTGACGGAATGTATAATAAGCATCTGAAGAAAGGATCGAAAAACCTTCATATCAGAAACGGTGTAGGAATCTTACCGAATGGGAATGTCATATTCGTGATTTCAATAGAAAAAACAAACTTCTACGATCTGGCTACATTGTTCTACCAAAAAGGATGTAAAAACGCACTCTATCTGGATGGTTTTGTTTCCAGAACCTATTTACCAGGAAAGAATTGGGAACAATTGGATGGCAGTTTTGGAGTGATCATCGCGGAATCAAAATAA
- a CDS encoding anthrone oxygenase family protein encodes MKRTFGVLAIIGSIAYLGNIINIGFTYAIAWQRLDPIVFMQEFETTFLLLLPTVAVTLLPGLIGIIVTITSSKENKAAQKSWKMALYATLISILITSVYHLPTNLAFMDQSYSASEAASKLQLWVTLHWVRIVLAIAASLFTIQGFQKNIESGLQYSQS; translated from the coding sequence ATGAAAAGAACATTCGGCGTATTAGCCATTATCGGCTCCATTGCGTATTTAGGAAACATCATTAACATTGGATTTACTTACGCCATTGCCTGGCAAAGACTGGATCCCATTGTATTTATGCAGGAATTTGAAACCACTTTCCTACTGCTCCTCCCTACGGTAGCTGTCACACTGCTTCCTGGTCTTATTGGGATTATAGTTACGATCACATCAAGTAAAGAAAATAAGGCAGCTCAAAAGAGCTGGAAAATGGCGCTTTACGCAACATTGATTTCTATTCTGATTACTTCTGTTTATCATCTCCCCACTAACCTGGCTTTTATGGATCAGAGCTACAGCGCTTCCGAAGCAGCTAGCAAACTGCAACTATGGGTCACGTTGCATTGGGTAAGGATTGTTCTTGCGATAGCCGCTTCTCTATTTACCATTCAGGGTTTTCAGAAAAACATTGAATCGGGATTGCAGTACAGTCAGTCATAA
- a CDS encoding sigma-70 family RNA polymerase sigma factor yields MSNQKSETIMNPFSINDGEDAIDRSLIKRTLEGEKSALNDLIERHQPFIYNIAWKMVGDHANASDLCQEALIKIISNLAKFNFQSSFRTWAYRIVRNHFLNDQKKPAFALASNFQELGDALDSIPNVALTEEEQLDRSEETKEIRLTCLSGMLLCLNKEQRMIYIIGEMFRANHTIGSEIMEMSKANFRMKLSKARKDLINFMQRKCGLIDQSNPCRCHKKVTVASDAGMINAKSLLQNRQDFTTFREALAEDADYLSDDSELKYLELHRSHSFKTNFDKKNFITQLLENADWKNRLGLN; encoded by the coding sequence ATGTCTAATCAGAAAAGCGAAACCATAATGAATCCATTTAGCATCAATGACGGTGAAGATGCAATAGACAGGTCACTGATCAAAAGAACACTTGAAGGAGAAAAGAGCGCCTTGAACGATTTGATCGAAAGGCATCAACCCTTTATTTACAACATCGCCTGGAAAATGGTTGGAGACCATGCCAATGCCTCAGATTTATGTCAGGAAGCGTTGATCAAAATCATCTCAAACCTGGCGAAATTCAACTTTCAGAGTTCATTTCGAACCTGGGCTTACCGAATTGTTCGGAATCATTTCCTCAACGATCAAAAAAAGCCTGCTTTTGCTCTGGCTTCCAACTTTCAAGAACTCGGTGATGCTTTGGACTCCATTCCAAACGTAGCACTAACCGAGGAAGAACAACTCGACCGGTCAGAAGAAACGAAAGAAATAAGACTGACCTGTTTGTCAGGAATGCTGCTGTGTCTGAACAAAGAACAGCGCATGATCTACATCATTGGTGAAATGTTTAGAGCAAATCATACCATTGGATCAGAAATCATGGAAATGAGCAAAGCTAATTTCCGAATGAAATTGAGCAAGGCCAGAAAAGACCTCATCAACTTTATGCAAAGGAAATGCGGATTGATTGATCAATCGAACCCCTGCCGGTGCCACAAAAAAGTGACGGTTGCTAGTGACGCGGGCATGATCAACGCTAAAAGTCTTTTACAAAACCGACAGGATTTTACCACTTTTCGAGAGGCCTTAGCAGAAGATGCAGACTATCTTTCAGACGATTCGGAATTGAAATACCTCGAATTGCATCGATCGCATAGTTTCAAAACGAATTTTGATAAAAAGAACTTCATTACCCAGTTGTTAGAAAATGCTGACTGGAAAAACCGACTCGGCCTGAACTAA
- a CDS encoding adenylate/guanylate cyclase domain-containing protein: protein MMINKKYRWFLIRDHVLVWICAFFLFVLIRTSGTTDNTGLDLPLRQSFALSIFLGIFFGIISGIATLYFSERFYRRVSLKRFLTLRLLFTLSFLITNVFFVFMIFTRGIQVLDVTLKEFLVQGPIWVFVIYLAIVDFGLALFGQMNLMLGRGNILKIISGKFYEPMEEERIFMFLDLQGSATIAERIGHLSFSRLIQDCFNDLAITENFNAQVYQYVGDEAVLTWPMEGLKNGNCVKAYFAFHHLIESKAAYYQQQYDEVPFFKAGLHMGQVTASEVGKYKREIAYHGDTINTASRIQGLCNTLNQHILISEELHQSLSSITDLEFTSMGAHHLKGKEKEVELWGVNEK, encoded by the coding sequence ATGATGATCAATAAGAAATACCGTTGGTTCCTGATACGTGATCATGTATTGGTGTGGATATGTGCTTTCTTCCTTTTTGTCCTTATCCGAACCTCGGGAACCACCGACAATACGGGTCTTGACCTACCCCTACGCCAATCCTTCGCCCTAAGTATTTTTCTAGGCATCTTTTTCGGAATCATCTCAGGAATCGCCACACTTTATTTCTCAGAAAGATTCTATCGGCGTGTTTCCCTCAAAAGGTTCCTGACCTTACGGCTTTTGTTCACCCTGTCTTTTCTCATCACTAATGTTTTCTTTGTATTCATGATCTTCACGCGTGGTATCCAGGTGTTAGATGTCACTCTGAAGGAATTTCTTGTTCAGGGCCCAATATGGGTCTTCGTGATTTATCTGGCGATAGTAGACTTTGGACTGGCTTTATTCGGACAAATGAACCTGATGCTTGGCCGTGGCAATATCCTCAAGATCATTTCCGGTAAGTTTTATGAACCAATGGAAGAAGAACGCATTTTCATGTTCCTGGATTTGCAAGGGTCTGCCACCATTGCTGAAAGGATTGGTCATCTGTCATTCAGCCGGTTGATCCAGGATTGTTTCAATGACCTGGCCATTACAGAAAATTTTAATGCACAAGTCTATCAATATGTTGGCGATGAAGCCGTATTGACCTGGCCGATGGAGGGACTCAAAAACGGCAATTGCGTGAAAGCTTATTTCGCTTTTCATCACCTGATTGAATCTAAAGCAGCCTATTATCAACAACAATACGACGAAGTACCTTTCTTCAAAGCAGGCTTGCATATGGGACAAGTCACTGCTTCAGAAGTGGGTAAATACAAACGTGAGATCGCCTATCATGGAGACACCATTAATACAGCCTCAAGAATTCAAGGACTCTGCAACACCTTGAACCAGCATATCCTTATCTCAGAAGAACTGCACCAATCACTTAGTTCAATTACTGATCTGGAATTTACTTCCATGGGCGCGCATCATCTCAAAGGAAAAGAGAAAGAAGTGGAGTTGTGGGGAGTGAATGAAAAATAA
- a CDS encoding ion channel: MKRLLRYLLKIRFELFFITQMAVLFGSLFFEAHFYIEFIYPFLFLLNLMAGMVIISVRKHHFWISVMFFFVALAFTEVNPFIAPHWEVGVNVAEIIFYFGFYGFVTVRIIQQVWKSREVTSNVVFGLMSGYIALGLMAFFIFFFIETLFPGSFKGLAIEGADQLQKINSLLYYSFITLMTIGYGEIFPLTVKAQKAAMLVGLVGQFYLVIITAVVIEKYIRTRHLTHDDQ, translated from the coding sequence ATGAAACGTCTATTGAGATATCTGCTTAAGATAAGATTTGAACTGTTTTTCATCACACAAATGGCGGTCCTTTTCGGATCGCTTTTTTTTGAAGCGCATTTCTATATCGAGTTTATCTATCCTTTTCTGTTCCTCCTCAATTTGATGGCGGGCATGGTAATCATTTCAGTAAGAAAACATCATTTTTGGATTTCTGTGATGTTCTTTTTTGTGGCCTTAGCCTTTACAGAGGTCAATCCATTCATTGCGCCTCATTGGGAAGTTGGTGTAAATGTGGCTGAGATCATTTTCTACTTTGGTTTTTATGGTTTTGTGACCGTTAGGATCATTCAACAAGTCTGGAAATCTCGAGAAGTCACTTCAAATGTTGTGTTTGGCCTCATGAGCGGATACATTGCCTTAGGATTAATGGCCTTCTTTATCTTTTTCTTCATAGAGACCCTATTTCCCGGATCATTCAAAGGCTTGGCCATTGAGGGGGCAGATCAGCTCCAAAAGATCAATTCTTTGCTGTATTATAGCTTCATCACATTGATGACCATCGGCTATGGGGAAATCTTCCCCCTGACCGTAAAGGCACAAAAAGCAGCCATGTTAGTAGGTCTTGTCGGTCAATTCTATCTCGTGATCATTACTGCAGTTGTTATTGAAAAGTACATCCGAACCCGACATTTGACCCATGATGATCAATAA
- a CDS encoding efflux RND transporter permease subunit encodes MNLTQFSIEKNRITFTLLTVIIVMGLVMYQGLPRDSMPPYTVRVATVVSEFTGASPERVEQLVTDKIEKVAQELPELKEVSSTSRSGLSVVSVELKDEVAPEELQSVWDRLRRKLNGLKGLPAGVQPKLNDDGIGEVYGIVVGLVSDGFSYAEMKEYADDIKDDFIKLENAAKVEIGGLQAERVFIEFDDALLSEYGLTANMLQGVIASTNIVSSGGEINLNGEKIILEPTGNFNTISDIQNTLIPVGNGTQLVRLGDITNIKKGYIDPSQQLVRVDGKNALALHINLKKGANVIELGVAVDQIMERWQAELPIGLELSRLSSLDSYIDFKISDFIVNLAQSIGIVLLVMLLFLGLRTGSVIASLIPIVTIMTLMLMGLINMGLNQVTLAALIMALGMMVDNAIVVAESIMVKMEEGVAAKKAAIDSCSELFTPLLISTLTTSAAFLAFYMAESTMGDIVGPIFVVISLALLSSWLIALTIITLFSYLFLKVKPKGENKPGLVDRIINAMKRAYKNLILFALGRKWAVIAVIFVMFFVSLVGFTRIPFLFFPDSDRNMITIDVNLPLGTRIEETTDIVASIDQFLIDSMQVDNAATAGVINWSSYTGQGPESYDLGYTPDEANSSYAHFLVNTSAAAFNNEVVTKIDQYCFENFPEADIKVGTLSGGGGGTPIEIFVSGRDADVLADLGRRVKTQLSTIEGTKNVKDDWGPKSKKFIINIDQNRAQVAGVSSQDIATSLQTVLDGFQTGEYRENDKSIPVIMRSTRDQQQSLESLQALNVYSQSSGRSIPLLQVAEIIPAWQYSKIKRKDLNRTINLSSELKEGGNAAAIVAEITPWIEEASKSWPAGYTYEFGGDAKNTADNMGAVIKYLPLSGFIILLLLIIQFNSIRKMVMVTSTIPLGVIGVVIGLLIFGEPFGFMPFLGVISLAGIVINNAIVLIDRMEIEQNVLKRSAQDSVIAACLQRFRPILLATFTTVLGLIPLYLSGGEMWEGMAVSIMVGLLFGTIITLVFIPSLYSILFKVSYKGYQFNDELLGD; translated from the coding sequence ATGAATCTTACACAGTTTTCGATAGAAAAAAACAGGATCACCTTCACATTGCTGACTGTGATCATTGTCATGGGACTGGTCATGTATCAGGGCCTCCCGCGTGACAGCATGCCTCCTTATACCGTCCGTGTGGCTACCGTGGTATCGGAATTCACCGGGGCTAGTCCCGAGCGTGTGGAACAACTCGTAACGGACAAAATTGAAAAAGTAGCCCAGGAACTACCCGAACTCAAAGAAGTATCAAGTACTTCCAGGTCAGGTCTTTCCGTCGTTTCAGTTGAGCTAAAAGACGAAGTTGCTCCTGAAGAATTGCAATCCGTCTGGGATCGCTTAAGACGGAAGCTGAATGGCTTGAAAGGACTACCTGCAGGTGTACAACCTAAACTCAACGACGATGGCATAGGCGAGGTTTACGGTATTGTTGTCGGGCTGGTCAGCGATGGGTTTTCCTATGCGGAAATGAAAGAATATGCGGATGACATCAAGGATGATTTCATCAAGCTGGAGAATGCGGCCAAAGTAGAAATTGGCGGCCTACAGGCCGAAAGAGTATTCATTGAATTTGACGATGCATTGCTTAGCGAATACGGCTTAACCGCGAATATGCTACAAGGCGTGATTGCCTCTACCAACATTGTAAGCTCAGGAGGAGAAATCAACTTGAATGGTGAGAAAATCATTCTGGAACCTACTGGAAATTTCAATACCATCTCGGACATTCAAAATACCTTGATCCCTGTTGGGAATGGGACACAACTGGTGCGGCTGGGAGATATCACTAACATCAAAAAAGGATATATCGACCCGTCACAACAATTGGTTCGGGTAGATGGAAAAAACGCATTAGCCCTTCACATCAACCTGAAGAAAGGTGCGAATGTGATTGAACTTGGAGTTGCTGTTGATCAGATCATGGAACGATGGCAAGCGGAATTACCTATTGGTCTTGAGCTATCAAGGTTGTCTTCGCTGGACAGCTACATTGATTTCAAGATCAGTGATTTCATTGTCAACCTTGCACAATCCATCGGCATTGTGTTGCTGGTCATGTTGCTCTTTCTTGGGCTGCGCACCGGATCTGTCATTGCCAGTTTGATCCCCATCGTAACAATCATGACTTTAATGTTGATGGGTCTCATCAACATGGGATTAAATCAGGTGACCCTTGCTGCATTGATTATGGCACTGGGTATGATGGTTGATAATGCCATTGTGGTCGCAGAATCCATCATGGTAAAAATGGAAGAAGGTGTGGCAGCCAAGAAAGCGGCCATTGATTCGTGTTCGGAGTTGTTCACTCCCCTACTCATTTCTACCCTTACAACTTCAGCAGCATTCCTGGCTTTTTACATGGCCGAGTCGACTATGGGTGACATTGTGGGACCCATATTCGTGGTAATCTCCTTAGCCTTGTTGTCTTCCTGGCTGATCGCTCTGACCATCATCACCTTATTCAGCTACTTATTCCTTAAAGTGAAACCCAAAGGTGAAAACAAGCCTGGTTTAGTTGACCGCATCATCAATGCGATGAAACGTGCCTATAAAAATCTTATTCTATTCGCGCTGGGCAGAAAATGGGCTGTCATAGCAGTAATCTTTGTTATGTTCTTTGTATCGCTGGTTGGATTTACAAGAATTCCATTCCTGTTTTTCCCGGATAGTGACCGGAACATGATTACCATCGATGTGAACCTTCCTTTGGGAACTCGTATAGAAGAAACAACTGATATTGTGGCCAGCATTGACCAATTCCTGATCGATTCCATGCAAGTGGATAATGCGGCAACTGCCGGTGTGATCAATTGGTCCTCTTACACGGGTCAGGGACCTGAGTCTTACGATTTGGGGTACACCCCAGATGAAGCCAATTCAAGCTACGCCCACTTCCTGGTGAATACTTCGGCGGCAGCCTTCAATAATGAAGTGGTCACGAAGATCGATCAGTATTGCTTCGAAAACTTCCCGGAAGCGGACATCAAAGTAGGTACGCTTTCTGGCGGAGGTGGCGGAACTCCCATAGAAATCTTTGTCTCAGGCAGGGATGCCGATGTTTTGGCAGACCTTGGCCGTCGGGTTAAGACGCAGCTCTCGACCATCGAGGGGACCAAAAATGTGAAAGATGACTGGGGGCCGAAAAGTAAGAAGTTCATCATCAACATCGATCAAAACCGGGCTCAGGTAGCCGGAGTGAGCAGCCAGGACATTGCTACATCCCTGCAAACGGTGCTGGACGGTTTCCAAACGGGTGAATATCGAGAAAATGACAAATCTATTCCGGTAATCATGCGCAGTACCCGTGACCAACAACAATCATTGGAATCCTTACAAGCACTGAATGTCTATTCACAAAGCTCGGGAAGGAGCATTCCTCTTTTACAAGTGGCTGAGATCATCCCAGCGTGGCAGTACTCCAAGATCAAGCGCAAGGACTTGAACCGAACCATCAATTTGTCTTCGGAACTCAAAGAAGGCGGAAATGCAGCAGCCATTGTGGCCGAGATCACTCCCTGGATCGAAGAGGCTTCAAAAAGTTGGCCTGCCGGCTATACTTATGAATTCGGTGGAGATGCCAAAAATACCGCTGACAATATGGGCGCGGTGATCAAGTACCTTCCCCTATCAGGGTTTATCATTTTACTACTGCTGATCATTCAGTTCAATTCCATCCGAAAAATGGTCATGGTCACCTCTACGATTCCACTTGGAGTCATCGGCGTGGTGATCGGATTGCTCATTTTCGGAGAACCATTCGGATTCATGCCCTTCCTGGGTGTGATCTCCCTTGCTGGGATCGTAATCAATAATGCCATTGTACTGATCGACCGCATGGAAATTGAACAAAATGTGCTCAAGCGATCTGCACAAGATTCGGTGATTGCAGCCTGTTTGCAACGTTTTCGCCCCATCCTACTTGCTACTTTCACAACTGTACTCGGACTGATTCCTTTGTACCTAAGCGGTGGTGAAATGTGGGAAGGCATGGCCGTTTCTATCATGGTAGGTTTGTTGTTTGGCACCATCATCACCCTGGTCTTTATCCCCTCGCTGTATTCTATCTTGTTCAAGGTGAGCTACAAAGGGTACCAGTTCAATGACGAATTATTAGGTGACTAA
- a CDS encoding efflux RND transporter periplasmic adaptor subunit has product MKSIYKITCLSLLITLCFSCGKTEEKKAEVIRPVKYQKVVPGGGLQTRSFTGTSVSGTETRLSFKVGGTVNSLRVKIGEEVSKNTLLATLDDSDYELQYEQADAAVKNADASEEQAKANFERVRSLYENGSTSLSNFESAKASYESAKANESSLKKSRKLAKAQLEYTRLYSPIRGKISSVDAEVNENVGAGQQVLILSSEGDLEVNLGVPESFISSINVQDVVSVTFSAAPGQTFRGVVSEVGFNINSQTSTYPVVIKLDDPENQVRPGMAASVTFEKRQDHPESVLLVPAQAVGEDENGNFVYTLIAEDEFYLVQRQGVTVGTLTGEGFQITDGLVEGDLIATAGLQMLLEGMKVRLFEN; this is encoded by the coding sequence ATGAAATCCATCTATAAAATCACCTGCTTAAGTCTATTGATCACATTGTGCTTTTCTTGTGGGAAGACCGAAGAAAAGAAAGCGGAAGTGATCCGTCCCGTAAAATACCAGAAGGTAGTCCCCGGTGGTGGCCTCCAAACACGATCCTTTACAGGGACCAGTGTGTCAGGCACAGAAACTCGCCTCAGCTTCAAAGTAGGCGGAACCGTGAACTCATTACGGGTCAAGATCGGTGAAGAGGTAAGTAAGAACACCTTGCTGGCCACGTTGGACGATTCCGATTACGAATTACAATATGAACAAGCTGATGCGGCCGTAAAGAATGCGGATGCTTCAGAAGAGCAAGCCAAAGCCAACTTTGAACGGGTCCGGTCACTATACGAGAATGGAAGTACCTCGCTGAGCAATTTCGAGAGTGCCAAAGCCTCCTACGAATCCGCCAAGGCGAACGAGTCATCCCTAAAGAAATCCAGAAAACTTGCCAAAGCCCAATTGGAATACACACGCTTGTACTCCCCTATCCGTGGCAAGATTTCTTCCGTGGATGCGGAAGTCAATGAAAATGTAGGTGCAGGTCAGCAGGTCCTGATCTTAAGTTCAGAAGGCGATTTGGAAGTGAACCTCGGGGTTCCGGAATCCTTTATCAGTTCCATCAATGTTCAGGATGTCGTTAGCGTCACTTTCTCTGCTGCCCCTGGCCAGACTTTTAGAGGTGTGGTTTCTGAAGTAGGCTTCAATATCAATAGCCAAACTTCCACTTACCCGGTGGTCATCAAGCTTGATGATCCTGAAAACCAGGTACGCCCTGGCATGGCAGCTTCAGTCACATTTGAAAAACGACAAGATCACCCCGAATCCGTATTACTGGTCCCTGCACAGGCTGTAGGTGAAGATGAAAATGGCAATTTCGTGTATACACTAATAGCAGAAGATGAATTCTATCTGGTCCAGCGACAAGGTGTCACTGTCGGTACTTTAACTGGTGAAGGGTTTCAAATTACCGATGGCTTGGTAGAGGGTGATTTAATTGCCACAGCGGGATTACAAATGTTGCTGGAAGGCATGAAAGTTCGCTTGTTCGAAAACTGA
- a CDS encoding TolC family protein, which yields MSLTYLAGLGKIRNGVLATLLLLTPFLSFSQDESFNIGVVTDCDSEIDRQFVNRILAEARILVDDYVLVIEDRHYLKGDCSAATVKANLDRLLADPDVDMVLGIDVIASHLIAKNGPYNKPAIGNAVINAQAQDIPITSKGTSGVDNVSYLELPLSPQRDLEVFNQLVGFEKVAIVIDESVFKGIPELKTFLEDGINADSLDYEFINTEKTASGTLAKLSDHDAVYFLPSNELTDAEFQQLINGVNERGLKSFSVLGRLDVDRGVLAGVAPASNIDLFTRRTALNIQRIINDENPKKFGVKVNLKEELVLNMATARAIDFSPGWDLLSEAVLLNEERLDIDRNISIFDAIAEGIGENLTLNISKQDVEIQAKEVTIAQSNLLPDLTANASHTTVDKDLASVSNGQNPQNRGAGSLAFSQLIYAESAVANRSIQQYLYEAEKANLESQTLDIILEVSNTYLQLMQAKTLEKIQRQNLEVTRKNLELARIGTSIGQTGPSDLYRWQGEIANGKSNLLNATAQRKQAEIALNQILNRPIDEEFGTQEIDLLDSRYIINNPNIDRFINNPRDYKKFSDFLVATAMKQSPDLASLEQNVKAIERSLLLNKRNQYIPNVSVSANYNQELYRSGAGTEFVFGDLNKWNWNVGVGASLPIFQGGRRKALVQQSQVQVMQIGTQKTNLQRIIEQQVRSQMEQLRASYTNIELAKEAEEATVKNFELVQDAYSQGSVLITQLLDAQNAAISSQLNSANVIYQFLIDLLTMERATGSYYMLLTTDQRTDFESELASYFSQP from the coding sequence ATGAGCCTAACTTATTTAGCTGGATTGGGGAAGATCAGGAACGGGGTATTGGCTACCTTGCTCCTACTGACACCTTTCCTTAGCTTTTCCCAGGACGAATCATTCAACATCGGAGTGGTCACTGATTGCGACAGTGAGATTGATCGCCAGTTCGTTAATCGTATCCTAGCCGAAGCACGCATATTGGTCGATGACTATGTTTTGGTCATTGAAGACCGTCATTACTTAAAAGGAGACTGTTCGGCCGCTACTGTTAAAGCCAATCTGGACCGATTACTGGCAGACCCGGATGTCGATATGGTGCTGGGAATCGATGTGATTGCTTCCCACCTGATCGCAAAAAATGGCCCTTACAACAAGCCTGCAATTGGTAATGCGGTCATCAATGCCCAGGCACAAGACATTCCGATCACTTCCAAAGGCACTTCAGGAGTGGACAATGTATCTTATCTGGAACTGCCACTTTCTCCTCAAAGAGACCTGGAAGTATTCAACCAATTAGTGGGGTTTGAAAAAGTAGCGATCGTCATCGATGAATCCGTGTTTAAAGGCATCCCTGAATTGAAAACATTCCTCGAAGATGGCATCAACGCGGATAGCCTGGATTATGAATTCATCAATACTGAAAAAACAGCAAGTGGAACATTGGCAAAATTATCGGACCATGATGCGGTCTACTTTTTGCCTTCCAATGAACTGACTGATGCAGAATTTCAGCAATTGATCAATGGTGTGAATGAACGTGGCCTTAAATCCTTTTCAGTTTTAGGCAGACTGGATGTTGATCGGGGTGTATTGGCTGGGGTGGCCCCTGCTTCCAACATCGATTTGTTTACCCGTCGTACCGCTTTGAACATCCAACGGATCATCAACGATGAAAATCCCAAGAAGTTCGGAGTAAAGGTCAACCTGAAAGAAGAATTGGTCCTGAACATGGCTACAGCGCGTGCCATTGATTTTAGTCCCGGATGGGACTTGCTTTCTGAGGCAGTACTCTTGAATGAGGAAAGACTAGATATCGATCGGAACATCAGCATTTTCGATGCTATCGCAGAAGGCATTGGCGAAAACCTGACTTTGAACATCAGCAAACAAGATGTAGAAATTCAGGCTAAGGAAGTCACCATTGCTCAGTCCAATTTATTGCCTGACCTGACCGCAAATGCCAGTCACACCACCGTGGATAAAGACCTGGCGAGTGTTTCAAATGGGCAAAACCCACAGAATCGAGGAGCTGGAAGCCTGGCGTTTAGTCAATTGATCTACGCGGAATCAGCGGTCGCCAATCGAAGCATTCAGCAGTATCTGTATGAAGCAGAAAAAGCGAATTTGGAATCCCAAACCCTCGACATCATTTTGGAAGTCTCCAATACGTACCTTCAGTTGATGCAAGCCAAAACGCTTGAAAAAATCCAGCGTCAGAACCTCGAAGTGACCCGGAAGAACCTGGAGTTGGCTCGGATCGGCACCTCCATTGGTCAAACAGGACCTTCTGACCTCTATCGCTGGCAGGGTGAGATTGCCAATGGGAAAAGTAATCTACTGAACGCCACTGCCCAAAGGAAACAAGCAGAAATAGCCCTGAATCAAATCTTGAACCGCCCCATTGATGAGGAGTTTGGTACCCAGGAAATCGACTTGCTGGACAGCCGATACATCATCAACAATCCTAATATTGATCGTTTCATCAATAATCCCAGGGACTACAAGAAGTTTTCAGACTTCCTCGTGGCGACCGCCATGAAACAATCTCCTGATCTGGCCTCTTTAGAGCAAAATGTAAAAGCCATTGAACGATCGCTTCTTCTCAACAAAAGGAATCAATACATTCCCAATGTTTCAGTTAGTGCCAACTACAATCAGGAATTGTATCGCAGTGGTGCGGGTACGGAATTTGTATTCGGGGATCTGAACAAATGGAACTGGAATGTTGGCGTAGGAGCTTCCCTGCCCATCTTTCAGGGCGGAAGAAGAAAAGCCCTGGTGCAGCAATCACAAGTGCAGGTCATGCAGATCGGGACCCAAAAAACCAATTTGCAACGGATCATCGAACAGCAAGTTCGATCCCAGATGGAACAATTGCGTGCCTCCTACACCAACATCGAGTTGGCCAAAGAAGCAGAGGAAGCTACCGTAAAAAACTTCGAACTGGTGCAAGATGCCTACTCCCAAGGCTCAGTGCTGATCACACAACTGCTGGATGCACAGAATGCAGCGATTTCCTCGCAGCTCAACAGTGCCAACGTCATTTACCAGTTCTTGATCGATCTACTCACCATGGAACGAGCGACAGGTAGTTATTACATGTTGCTCACGACAGATCAACGTACCGATTTTGAATCAGAGCTTGCCAGTTACTTTTCTCAACCTTAA
- a CDS encoding PadR family transcriptional regulator, whose amino-acid sequence MKSTQLGEFEELVLLIIGSLGEESYSILIKNELKDRTGRNPSIGALHSALNRLQKKGFIQSFEGGATNERGGRRKRFYSITAFGRKALDYSYELRSSLYQSLPKLKPTS is encoded by the coding sequence ATGAAGAGTACACAACTAGGTGAGTTCGAAGAGCTGGTGCTGTTGATCATCGGTTCGCTGGGTGAGGAGTCGTACAGCATCCTCATCAAAAACGAGTTGAAAGACCGTACGGGGCGAAATCCAAGTATTGGCGCGTTGCATTCTGCACTAAATCGCTTGCAGAAGAAAGGGTTCATTCAATCATTTGAAGGGGGAGCCACCAATGAGCGCGGAGGTCGCCGTAAAAGGTTCTATTCGATCACTGCATTCGGCCGGAAGGCGCTGGACTATTCCTACGAATTACGATCATCGCTTTATCAATCGTTGCCCAAACTGAAGCCTACGTCATGA